From Vanessa cardui chromosome 11, ilVanCard2.1, whole genome shotgun sequence, the proteins below share one genomic window:
- the LOC124533378 gene encoding caspase-1-like produces MSDLNTHDNGSVEKEAEQRANGSGDEGDAWGSHDSSSARRYARMPVDRNAPFYNMNHKNRGMAIIFNHEHFDIHSLKSRTGTNVDSDNLSKVLKSLGFRVTILHNLKSGDVNKYLQQTAEMDHTDNDCLFISVLTHGEMGMLYAKDTHYKADNLWYYFTADKCPTLAGKPKLFFIQACQGDKLDGGITLSNRTETDGSSSASYRIPTHADFLIVFSTVPGYYSWRNTTRGSWFMQALCEELRYAGTERDILTLLTFVAQKVALDFESNTPDMLTMHQQKQVPCITSMLTRLLVFGKKQ; encoded by the coding sequence ATGTCGGATTTAAACACACATGATAACGGCAGTGTTGAAAAAGAAGCAGAACAAAGAGCGAATGGAAGTGGAGATGAAGGCGACGCATGGGGAAGTCATGACTCCTCATCAGCACGTCGCTACGCCAGAATGCCCGTTGATAGGAATGCacctttttataatatgaaccATAAGAATCGCGGGATGGCAATCATATTTAACCACGAGCATTTTGATATTCACAGTTTAAAATCACGCACAGGAACAAACGTCGATAGTGATAACTTATCAAAAGTGCTGAAAAGCTTAGGTTTCCGTGTCACCATACTGCACAATCTTAAGTCTGGAGATgtgaacaaatatttacaacaaacaGCTGAAATGGACCACACTGACAATGACTGCTTATTTATCTCAGTGCTGACTCACGGGGAAATGGGAATGTTGTACGCAAAAGATACTCACTATAAGGCAGACAATCTTTGGTACTATTTCACTGCTGACAAATGTCCAACATTGGCTGGAAAACCTAAGCTATTCTTTATTCAAGCTTGCCAGGGCGATAAACTAGATGGGGGAATAACACTATCTAATAGAACTGAAACAGATGGTTCCTCAAGTGCATCGTACAGAATTCCAACACATGCTGACTTTTTGATTGTGTTTTCTACAGTCCCAGGATACTATTCTTGGAGGAATACTACTCGAGGCTCCTGGTTCATGCAAGCCCTCTGTGAAGAACTCCGCTATGCAGGTACTGAAAGGGATATATTGACTTTGTTAACATTTGTAGCACAAAAAGTAGCACTTGATTTTGAATCAAACACACCGGATATGCTAACCATGCATCAACAAAAACAAGTGCCTTGTATCACGAGCATGCTCACAAGACTACTTGTATTTGGCAAGAAACAATAA
- the LOC124533377 gene encoding E3 SUMO-protein ligase ZBED1-like → MSSVVWNFFKKIDRQNVSCNVCGKIYKTSGNTTNLSTHLKNKHHHAFLQLKNKNSRSSEVNITPRTRTSSPVSSTNSTITNTNKPAEIENNFMELSEIAIYDDTGTESSKDGQSKDLWKQTTLIDMFERSSSYEAGGHKTSQINQALIYMICKDNMPLSCVEKSGLKRFMSVICPRYKIPSRTTITGLMEQRYATTKAILKQKLSEINNIALTSDILTLTNSTRSFIVVTAHFLNTANNCTPEHEMVTLTARRMYQAHTADYIKECFENITDEFTIEKDCILSITTDGGANMVAAVKKFLEDGKRIPCMAHLLNLIVDGATRDNAPVLEIANRVKAIVTYFKQSVNAMDDLRAEQEGQKKEGEVLTLIQSVSTRWNSCLDMLERFNTLSAIVAKILATRRNAPDMITSSELSVIRDLIILLTPFKQATEEISGDQYVTSSLAIPIANLLQKGLEEVKPFTEFGVAVQKSLLNLVIAKLEPLERHLHLAIATILDPRFKRIHFNSALAVSTAITALSKEIRLEHRRRGQLSPELRPTTTTIIPNSENSSPSLWSGHEKIMIDIAAATSSLLSTCDGMPSELKQYLDQPIIPRKENPTKFWFDCRHFTPVLSDIALKYLISPASSVSSERVASAVNLAVPNNRSRLTAEHVNQRVFLMSVSDKYWFD, encoded by the exons ATGTCTAGTGTTGTATGgaactttttcaaaaaaatagacagacaaaacgTTTCATGTAATGTGTGtgggaaaatatataaaaccagtgGCAATACGACGAATTTATCTACACATCTTAAAAATAAGCATCACCATGCGTTTTtgcaacttaaaaataaaaactcaaggTCAAGTGAAGTGAATATTACACCAAGAACAAGAACTAGTTCACCTGTTTCGTCTACTAATTCAACTATTACCAATACTAATAAACCTGCTGAGATAGAAAATAACTTCATGGAATTGTCTGAAATTGCGATTTACGATGATACTggt aCTGAATCCTCCAAAGATGGTCAGAGTAAAGACTTGTGGAAACAGACTACACTCATAGATATGTTTGAAAGAAGTTCAAGCtatgaag CAGGGGGTCATAAAACTAGCCAAATAAATCAAGCTTTGATCTACATGATTTGCAAAGACAACATGCCTCTATCTTGTGTAGAAAAATCAGGATTGAAAAGATTTATGAGCGTCATTTGTCCACGCTATAAAATTCCATCACGAACTACT ATAACTGGCCTCATGGAACAACGATACGCCACTACCAAagccattttaaaacaaaaattaagtgagataaataatattgctttaacAAGTGATATATTAACTCTTACTAACTCGACACGAAGTTTCATCGTAGTGACAGCACATTTTCTTAACACAGCTAATAACTGCACTCCTGAGCATGAGATGGTGACATTGACAGCACGAAGAATGTATCAG GCGCACACAGctgattatataaaagaatgctTTGAAAATATTACCGACGAGTTTACAATAGAAAAGGATTGCATCTTATCAATTACCACTGATGGTGGTGCTAACATGGTTGCTGCAGTGAAGAAATTTTTGGAAGATGGAAAAAGAATTCCTTGCATGGCGCATTTGCTGAATTTAATAGTGGATGGCGCAACAAGAGATAATGCACCAGTTCTTGAAATTGCCAATCGTGTCAAAGccattgttacatattttaaacaatctgTGAACGCAATGGACGATTTGCGAGCAGAACAAGAGGGACAAAAGAAAGAGGGAGAAGTATTAACACTTATACAATCAGTAAGCACAAGGTGGAATTCTTGTCTTGATATGTTGGAAAGATTCAATACATTATCAGCTATTGTGGCTAAGATTTTAGCAACTAGGCGGAATGCACCTGATATGATAACTTCTTCAGAGTTAAGTGTCATACGAGATCTGATAATATTGCTTACCCCATTTAAGCAAGCTACTGAAGAAATTAGCGGCGATCAGTACGTGACTTCTAGTTTGGCGATTCCCATTGCAAACTTACTTCAGAAAGGACTTGAAGAAGTAAAACCTTTCACTGAATTTGGTGTTGCTGTTCAGAAGAGTTTGCTCAACTTAGTTATTGCCAAACTAGAACCACTAGAGCGACATTTACATCTTGCTATAGCAACAATTTTAGACCCTCGCTTTAAgcgtattcattttaattcagcACTAGCTGTTTCCACTGCAATAACCGCATTGTcaaaagaaatacgtttagaacaTAGACGTAGAGGACAACTTTCGCCTGAACTCAGACCCACAACCACTACCATAATTCCAAATTCAGAAAATTCTTCGCCGTCGTTGTGGTCCGGACATGAAAAAATTATGATAGATATTGCTGCAGCAACCTCCAGTTTACTTTCAACCTGTGATGGTATGCCTAGCGAACTAAAGCAATATCTAGATCAGCCTATAATACCCAGAAAAGAGAATCCTACAAAATTCTGGTTTGATTGTCGTCATTTTACTCCAGTCCTTTCCGACATAGCTCTAAAGTATTTGATATCGCCTGCGTCCTCGGTTTCCTCAGAGAGAGTGGCATCTGCTGTAAATCTCGCAGTACCCAATAACAGAAGTCGGCTTACAGCCGAGCATGTAAATCAAAGAGTTTTTCTTATGTCTGTATCAGATAAATATtggtttgattaa